A single window of Candidatus Flexicrinis affinis DNA harbors:
- a CDS encoding F0F1 ATP synthase subunit delta — protein MLEIDLATLAFQVLNFLALTALLYYVLFRPVMRRVEAHAKERAALVSQMQRERDDAAALRQDLEARTKRLDEDADRMMSEALNRIHAERGRLMAEAETEVERILAEAHLDARGIRRQMIDEFHDDLLDTILSVSGHVIRETAERDIHDQMLQALVDRVWKLGQTEMQQVENLRRSLGQRTPVADVATAYPLTPEQTAQLTRTFSALADRDVELTVAVEPDLLLGATVRLGDLVIDHSTAHKLHGLRGEIETLLKSESTVPA, from the coding sequence ATGCTGGAGATCGATCTGGCGACACTCGCCTTTCAAGTACTGAACTTCCTTGCGCTAACAGCGCTGCTGTACTATGTGCTGTTCCGTCCCGTCATGCGGCGTGTCGAAGCACACGCGAAAGAACGGGCCGCGCTGGTCAGCCAGATGCAGCGCGAGCGTGATGACGCTGCAGCGCTGCGTCAGGACCTCGAAGCACGGACGAAACGCCTCGACGAAGACGCCGATCGCATGATGAGCGAGGCTCTTAACCGCATTCACGCCGAACGCGGGCGGCTGATGGCCGAGGCGGAAACCGAGGTTGAGCGCATCTTGGCGGAGGCGCACCTTGACGCGCGCGGTATTCGGCGGCAGATGATCGATGAGTTTCACGACGACCTGCTCGACACGATTCTCAGCGTGAGCGGTCACGTTATTCGCGAGACCGCCGAGCGCGACATCCACGACCAGATGCTGCAAGCGCTGGTCGATCGCGTCTGGAAACTGGGCCAGACCGAGATGCAGCAGGTCGAAAACCTGCGCCGGTCGCTAGGGCAACGGACACCCGTCGCCGACGTGGCAACCGCATATCCGCTGACACCGGAGCAGACGGCACAGCTCACCCGGACGTTCAGCGCGCTCGCCGACCGAGATGTCGAACTGACTGTGGCGGTCGAGCCGGATCTCCTCCTCGGCGCAACCGTTCGGCTGGGCGATCTCGTGATCGATCATTCTACGGCGCACAAGCTGCACGGCCTGCGCGGCGAGATTGAGACTCTGCTCAAGTCTGAATCGACGGTGCCCGCATGA
- a CDS encoding Gfo/Idh/MocA family oxidoreductase has protein sequence MRAAVIGASFAKAAYLPALKTIDDVEIVAISSARSSSAQDAASAFGIPHAYDDWKAMIDRHPVDFVAIATPTIYHAPMTLAALEAGAHVLCEKPMAMNADESRQMLEKADALGRVHAIGHELRFNPNRRKIRQLIADGYIGEVRHANLVNISAAWGDPASRPAGDWWSLDEMGGGRLGANGSHQFDLIRYWLGDIGALTGQIATMVPNRVDKSTGESWVATADDQCSFTAEMQSGALVTCFMSGAARHTVGNQTQIFGSEGTIRLFDADEKLMVARAGEDFVDMSEADPNAVLPGVNKGIWNVSVVGMMHELCAAIREGRQPNTAATFADGLATQIAMDAVRQSTHERRWISVS, from the coding sequence ATACGAGCAGCCGTTATCGGCGCCAGTTTTGCTAAAGCGGCGTATTTGCCGGCACTGAAGACGATCGACGATGTCGAGATTGTCGCCATCTCGAGCGCACGCTCGTCCAGTGCGCAGGATGCCGCCAGCGCGTTCGGAATTCCGCACGCGTATGACGATTGGAAGGCGATGATCGACCGTCATCCGGTGGACTTCGTCGCGATTGCCACCCCAACGATTTACCACGCGCCGATGACATTGGCGGCGCTTGAGGCCGGCGCGCATGTGCTGTGCGAGAAGCCGATGGCGATGAACGCCGACGAGTCACGCCAGATGCTCGAAAAGGCCGATGCACTCGGCCGCGTGCATGCGATCGGACACGAACTCCGTTTCAACCCGAATCGCCGCAAGATCCGTCAGCTCATCGCGGATGGTTACATCGGCGAAGTGCGCCACGCAAACCTCGTCAACATCAGTGCGGCGTGGGGCGACCCGGCCTCGCGGCCCGCTGGTGACTGGTGGTCGCTGGACGAAATGGGCGGTGGGCGGTTAGGCGCCAACGGATCGCACCAGTTCGACCTGATCCGCTATTGGCTCGGGGACATCGGCGCATTGACCGGCCAGATCGCGACGATGGTGCCCAATCGCGTCGACAAGTCGACCGGCGAGTCGTGGGTCGCCACCGCAGACGATCAGTGCAGCTTCACCGCGGAGATGCAGAGCGGGGCGCTGGTGACGTGCTTTATGAGCGGCGCGGCGCGGCACACCGTCGGCAATCAGACGCAGATCTTCGGCAGTGAGGGGACGATCAGGCTGTTTGACGCCGACGAAAAGCTGATGGTCGCGCGTGCTGGCGAGGACTTCGTCGACATGAGCGAGGCCGATCCGAACGCCGTGCTGCCGGGTGTCAATAAAGGCATCTGGAACGTGTCGGTCGTGGGCATGATGCATGAATTGTGCGCGGCGATCCGCGAGGGCCGCCAGCCCAACACGGCCGCCACGTTCGCCGACGGCCTTGCTACTCAGATCGCGATGGACGCGGTGCGCCAATCCACGCACGAGCGCCGCTGGATTTCCGTGAGCTAA
- a CDS encoding cyclic-di-AMP receptor: MTKMLMVIVPRDESNAVIEALIQAGYTATLMESRGGRLRESQTTLFVVVPESDVDAAIESIRARRRELGHSDGELPADGSDRIGGAFVCVWDIDASHRV, encoded by the coding sequence ATGACCAAGATGCTGATGGTGATCGTACCACGCGACGAGAGTAACGCCGTGATCGAAGCCTTGATTCAAGCGGGCTACACCGCGACGCTCATGGAAAGCCGGGGCGGTCGGCTGCGCGAGTCTCAGACCACGTTGTTCGTGGTCGTGCCGGAAAGCGATGTCGACGCGGCCATCGAGTCGATCCGCGCGCGCCGCCGCGAACTCGGTCATAGCGACGGGGAACTGCCGGCCGACGGAAGCGATCGCATAGGCGGGGCGTTCGTGTGCGTGTGGGACATCGACGCCTCACACCGGGTCTAG
- the atpB gene encoding F0F1 ATP synthase subunit A has translation MDSVFPQVVFEIAGVPVRDTVISTWIMIVIVTVILLALGRLRPTALEMLLDFLADLVSDVMGRPAGRYLPLLASLAIFIAGSNVIGNIPIVTSPTRDINTPLALALIVFFSVHYFGIRSSGVIGYIKGMASPIFVFPLEVIGQLTRTLSLTLRLFGNILSTDLIVAVVFVLAPLFVPIPVAGFSIFTGILQAYIFTALAAVYIGAGLEATAPTQSGNEKEMTHG, from the coding sequence ATGGACAGCGTCTTCCCGCAAGTCGTCTTTGAAATCGCCGGGGTTCCGGTTCGCGACACGGTGATCTCGACGTGGATCATGATCGTGATCGTCACCGTAATCCTGCTCGCGCTCGGACGACTTCGACCGACGGCGCTGGAAATGCTGCTGGACTTCCTCGCCGATCTGGTGTCAGACGTTATGGGCCGACCGGCAGGCCGCTATCTGCCGCTGCTCGCTTCGCTGGCGATCTTCATCGCCGGATCGAACGTGATCGGCAACATCCCGATCGTGACGTCCCCCACGCGGGACATCAACACGCCGCTGGCGCTGGCGTTGATCGTATTCTTTTCGGTGCACTACTTCGGCATCCGCAGCAGCGGCGTGATCGGCTACATCAAGGGCATGGCCTCGCCGATCTTCGTGTTCCCACTGGAGGTCATCGGGCAGTTGACGCGCACGCTGTCACTCACGCTGCGTCTGTTCGGCAATATCCTCAGCACCGACCTGATCGTAGCCGTGGTGTTTGTGCTGGCCCCGCTGTTCGTACCCATACCAGTTGCCGGTTTCAGCATCTTCACCGGCATCCTGCAAGCGTACATCTTCACAGCGCTGGCAGCCGTTTATATCGGCGCTGGACTTGAAGCGACCGCCCCCACTCAATCTGGTAACGAGAAGGAGATGACTCATGGCTGA
- a CDS encoding aminotransferase class I/II-fold pyridoxal phosphate-dependent enzyme — protein sequence MDYMKYLSDRAKGLHGSLGRQTSVPIPGLINLGSGTPDFVPPDFVFDAMAKALNEHKIQYTAWTGIPELRAAIAEKLKTENGFEVDPNSEIVVTSGAQEALMATLMALLDPGDEVLTPSPNYDEYARDARVLGGTLVPVPTTPESNFTIDVAELEAAITPRTRALIVVTPNNPTGTVLPRETLLAIADLAKRRDLLVISDEIYEYYVFDDNVHVSMASLPGMKERTITINSFSKSFAMTGMRLGYIAAPAPIIEAILPFHHAMMICANVVTQYGGLAVLTHPRDWFKDVLNEYARRRRLWMEMLDSVGVPYSAPQGAYYIFVDIRMTGLTSAEFVAKAREEARLVFQPGTIGGGAGEGFIRGAFTKGSPEFEEGLERFRNFVAPMIHTAQPD from the coding sequence ATGGATTACATGAAGTACTTGTCCGACCGCGCCAAAGGACTTCACGGGTCGTTGGGCCGCCAAACGTCGGTGCCGATCCCCGGCCTGATTAACCTCGGCAGCGGCACGCCCGACTTTGTCCCGCCCGACTTCGTGTTTGACGCGATGGCGAAGGCATTGAACGAGCACAAAATTCAGTACACGGCGTGGACGGGCATCCCCGAGCTGCGCGCGGCCATCGCCGAGAAGCTCAAGACGGAGAACGGCTTCGAGGTTGACCCCAACAGCGAAATCGTCGTGACGTCGGGCGCGCAGGAAGCCTTGATGGCGACCCTGATGGCGCTGCTCGACCCGGGCGACGAGGTATTGACCCCGTCCCCCAATTACGACGAATACGCCCGCGACGCGCGCGTGCTCGGTGGAACGCTGGTGCCGGTGCCGACAACGCCAGAGTCGAACTTCACCATCGATGTGGCGGAGCTCGAGGCCGCTATCACGCCCAGGACGCGCGCGTTGATCGTCGTCACGCCCAACAACCCGACCGGCACCGTGCTCCCGCGTGAGACGCTGCTCGCGATCGCCGACCTCGCCAAGCGCCGCGACCTGCTCGTGATCTCGGACGAGATCTACGAATACTACGTCTTCGATGACAACGTGCACGTCAGCATGGCGTCGCTGCCCGGCATGAAGGAACGTACGATCACCATCAACAGCTTCTCCAAGAGCTTCGCCATGACCGGCATGCGCTTGGGCTACATCGCCGCACCCGCGCCGATTATCGAAGCCATACTGCCGTTCCACCACGCCATGATGATCTGCGCCAACGTCGTGACACAGTACGGCGGGCTTGCGGTGCTTACCCATCCGCGCGATTGGTTCAAAGACGTGCTCAACGAATACGCGCGCCGGCGCAGGTTGTGGATGGAGATGCTCGACTCGGTCGGCGTACCGTACAGCGCACCGCAGGGCGCCTACTACATCTTCGTCGACATCCGCATGACTGGCCTCACCAGCGCCGAATTCGTGGCGAAAGCGCGCGAGGAGGCGCGGTTGGTGTTCCAGCCCGGCACCATTGGCGGCGGGGCGGGTGAAGGATTCATCCGCGGGGCATTCACCAAAGGCTCTCCCGAATTCGAAGAGGGGCTGGAGCGTTTCCGCAATTTCGTCGCACCGATGATTCACACGGCACAACCCGATTAG
- a CDS encoding F0F1 ATP synthase subunit alpha: MSAPPAEPDLPALLRSIRDRLTTFSKRVVLREVGTVLSVGSGVAAVSGLRQVRTDEIVAFPTGVQGLVLNLDHGEVDVILLGSEQGIRGGDMVVAAGERLRVPVGTTLLGRVVNPLGAQLDEGAPIDPAEHRLLERSAPGIVDRAPINQPLYTGCKLIDALIPIGRGQRELIVGDRKTGKTTLAIDAILAQRETDVACVYVAVGQRKSSIVETIDILRRTGALRYTTVVASSPDDPPALRYLAPYAGCVMAEYLMHAGRDVLIIYDDLSKHADAYRELSLLLRRPPGREAYPGDIFYQHARLLERACKLNDASGGASLTALPIIEIQRGNLSSYISTNLISITDGQIVLDSAMFNRGIKPAIDAGRSVSRVGGSAQTRAMRSVAGQLRLDLAQFEEVAHFTRFGTDVDDATRRQIERGTRLRAVLTQPAHQPRALSEQIVALYPAANGLLDALPVDRIPQFEHALIRHLEASYAHVLREIDLNGELTSDLESDLQEAIAHVTQTIGESDRSHS; encoded by the coding sequence ATGTCGGCACCTCCGGCCGAGCCGGACCTGCCCGCGCTGCTTCGATCAATCCGCGATCGGCTGACGACGTTCTCAAAACGCGTTGTGCTGCGTGAGGTGGGCACCGTCCTCAGTGTAGGCAGCGGCGTGGCGGCAGTCTCCGGCTTGCGGCAGGTTCGCACCGACGAAATCGTGGCGTTTCCGACAGGCGTTCAGGGATTGGTGCTCAACCTCGATCACGGCGAGGTGGACGTCATCTTGCTCGGCTCCGAACAAGGCATCCGCGGCGGCGACATGGTGGTCGCCGCCGGCGAACGCCTGCGGGTGCCGGTCGGCACGACACTGCTCGGCCGCGTGGTCAACCCGTTGGGCGCACAGCTCGATGAGGGCGCGCCGATCGACCCGGCCGAACACCGTTTGCTAGAACGCAGTGCGCCGGGCATTGTCGACCGCGCGCCGATCAACCAGCCGCTGTATACGGGCTGCAAACTGATCGATGCGCTGATTCCCATTGGACGCGGCCAGCGCGAGCTGATCGTGGGCGATCGCAAGACAGGCAAAACGACCTTGGCGATCGACGCGATTCTGGCTCAGCGCGAGACTGACGTCGCCTGTGTGTACGTGGCGGTCGGGCAGCGCAAGTCGTCGATTGTCGAGACGATCGACATCCTGCGCCGTACTGGGGCGCTGCGTTATACCACAGTCGTCGCCTCCAGCCCGGACGACCCGCCGGCGCTGCGCTATCTCGCGCCGTATGCGGGCTGTGTCATGGCGGAGTACCTGATGCACGCAGGCCGCGACGTGCTGATTATTTACGACGACCTGAGCAAACATGCCGATGCCTACCGCGAACTCAGCCTGCTGCTGAGGCGGCCTCCGGGGCGCGAAGCCTACCCCGGCGACATCTTCTATCAGCACGCCCGGCTGCTCGAACGTGCATGCAAACTGAACGACGCATCGGGCGGGGCGTCGCTGACCGCGCTGCCCATTATCGAGATTCAGCGTGGCAACCTGTCGTCGTACATCTCGACCAACCTCATTTCGATCACGGATGGGCAGATCGTGCTCGACAGCGCCATGTTCAACCGCGGCATCAAACCGGCGATCGACGCGGGCCGGTCGGTTTCACGGGTGGGCGGCTCGGCGCAGACGCGGGCCATGCGTAGCGTCGCCGGCCAGCTCAGGCTCGATCTTGCGCAGTTCGAGGAAGTCGCCCACTTCACACGCTTCGGCACCGACGTCGACGACGCGACCCGCCGCCAAATCGAACGCGGGACCCGTCTGCGCGCCGTGCTGACGCAGCCCGCGCACCAACCCCGAGCGCTGTCGGAGCAGATCGTCGCGTTGTATCCAGCGGCGAACGGCTTACTCGATGCGCTGCCGGTCGATCGAATCCCGCAGTTCGAGCATGCCCTGATTCGACATCTGGAAGCGAGTTACGCCCACGTCCTGCGCGAGATCGACTTGAATGGCGAGTTGACAAGCGACTTGGAGAGCGACCTGCAGGAAGCGATCGCCCACGTCACTCAGACGATCGGCGAATCGGATCGGAGCCACTCATGA
- a CDS encoding ABC transporter permease, producing MTPANHPSDPKPEVITLKTQEPPIWKRMRDSMFKAKWPVIALIVLLTMTFFALFGPQIAPKDPNRQSLMERLLPPLHTNDAGGVDYALGTDGLGRDLLSRVIYGARVSLAVGFAAMLIGGVLGTMLGIFAGYFGGVIDDFIMRVADIQLAFPFILLAILVLVVLGPGVGNLVIVLGVGQWVTYARIARAQTLSQREKEYVEAARSIGARDREIILRAILPNIIAPLIVIASFNVASVILSEASLSFLGLGVPPTVPTWGGILAESRDGLIGGYWWIAVFPGIAIMLTVLSLNILGDWLRDFLDPRLRKR from the coding sequence ATGACCCCCGCGAATCACCCTTCAGACCCGAAACCCGAGGTCATCACGCTAAAGACCCAAGAACCGCCGATTTGGAAGCGCATGCGTGACAGCATGTTCAAAGCCAAGTGGCCAGTTATCGCCTTGATCGTGCTGCTGACCATGACGTTCTTCGCGCTGTTCGGCCCGCAGATCGCGCCGAAGGATCCCAATCGCCAGAGCCTGATGGAGCGCCTGCTGCCGCCGCTGCACACCAACGACGCCGGCGGGGTCGACTATGCCCTCGGTACGGACGGACTGGGACGCGACCTGCTGTCTCGCGTCATCTACGGTGCGCGGGTATCGCTGGCTGTCGGGTTTGCCGCCATGTTGATCGGCGGAGTGCTCGGAACAATGCTCGGGATATTCGCCGGCTACTTCGGCGGCGTGATCGACGATTTCATCATGCGCGTGGCGGATATTCAACTCGCGTTTCCCTTCATATTGTTGGCGATTCTGGTGCTGGTCGTGCTCGGGCCCGGTGTCGGCAACCTCGTGATCGTGCTTGGCGTCGGGCAGTGGGTGACCTATGCCCGCATCGCCCGTGCGCAAACACTCTCCCAGCGCGAAAAAGAGTATGTCGAGGCAGCGCGCAGCATCGGCGCGCGCGACCGCGAAATCATCCTGCGCGCCATTCTGCCCAACATCATCGCGCCGCTGATCGTCATCGCATCGTTCAACGTCGCCAGCGTGATCCTGTCCGAAGCCTCGCTGTCATTCCTCGGCCTCGGCGTACCGCCGACTGTGCCGACGTGGGGCGGCATCCTTGCCGAAAGCCGCGACGGACTGATCGGGGGATACTGGTGGATCGCCGTGTTCCCGGGCATTGCGATCATGCTGACCGTGCTGTCGCTCAACATTCTGGGCGACTGGCTGCGTGACTTCCTCGATCCACGCCTGCGCAAACGCTAA
- a CDS encoding F0F1 ATP synthase subunit beta, which translates to MTRTGRIARVFGVVIDVEFASGDLPSIYNALIITRDDGTELVAEVQEHVDPYTVRAIAMSSTDGLQRDLPVIDTGDPLQVPIGRAVLGHLFNAVGEPIDGWDVPDGVTRRSIHAPSPPIKSQRSNRQAVVTGIKAIDLLTPYPRGGKIGLFGGAGVGKTMMMIELMHHIIQHLGGIVVFAGVGERSREGNELWLEMRRSGVLEHAVLVFGQMNEPPGARLRVPLTALTIAEHFRDAEQRPVLFFLDNIFRYIQAGAEVSALLGHLPSAVGYQPTLDSEMGALQERITTTSRGSVTSVQAVYVPADDITDPAVVATFAHLDASTVLSRRQANLGFYPAIDSLRSNSTILTPDGVGREHYEIASRVLALLARYEELQDVIAILGMEELTDDDRVAVGRARRIQRFLTQPFFVSEAFTGRPGRYVELNETLRGFREIADGKHDDLPEQAFYMVGGIDEAVANAEQMREGKTHG; encoded by the coding sequence ATGACCCGGACCGGGCGTATCGCCCGCGTATTCGGCGTTGTCATCGATGTCGAATTCGCGTCAGGCGATCTTCCAAGCATCTACAACGCGCTCATCATCACGCGTGATGACGGAACTGAACTGGTTGCCGAGGTTCAGGAGCACGTCGATCCGTATACGGTACGCGCCATCGCGATGAGCAGCACCGATGGGCTGCAGCGCGACCTCCCCGTAATCGACACAGGAGACCCGCTGCAAGTGCCGATTGGCCGCGCCGTTCTCGGCCACTTGTTCAACGCGGTCGGCGAACCGATCGACGGGTGGGACGTGCCGGACGGTGTGACGCGCCGGTCGATCCACGCCCCTTCGCCGCCGATCAAGTCACAGCGCAGCAACCGGCAGGCGGTCGTCACCGGCATCAAGGCCATCGACCTGCTCACGCCGTACCCGCGCGGGGGCAAGATCGGGCTGTTTGGCGGGGCAGGCGTCGGCAAGACCATGATGATGATCGAGCTGATGCACCACATCATCCAGCACCTTGGCGGCATCGTGGTCTTCGCCGGTGTGGGTGAACGCAGCCGCGAAGGCAACGAGCTGTGGCTGGAAATGCGTCGCAGCGGCGTGCTGGAGCACGCCGTGCTGGTGTTCGGCCAGATGAATGAACCACCGGGTGCGCGCCTGCGCGTGCCTCTCACGGCGTTGACGATCGCAGAACATTTCCGTGACGCAGAACAGCGCCCGGTGCTGTTCTTCCTCGACAACATTTTCCGCTACATTCAGGCCGGCGCGGAGGTCTCGGCACTGCTCGGTCACCTGCCGAGCGCCGTCGGATACCAGCCCACGCTGGACAGCGAAATGGGCGCGCTGCAAGAACGCATCACGACGACCTCGCGCGGCAGCGTGACGTCGGTTCAGGCGGTATATGTGCCGGCTGACGACATCACCGATCCGGCGGTCGTCGCCACCTTCGCTCACCTCGACGCTTCGACGGTGCTGTCGCGCCGGCAGGCGAACCTCGGCTTCTACCCGGCAATCGACTCGCTGCGCTCCAACAGCACCATCCTGACGCCTGACGGGGTCGGCCGCGAGCACTACGAGATCGCATCGCGCGTTCTGGCGCTGCTTGCCCGCTACGAGGAGCTGCAAGATGTGATCGCTATTCTCGGCATGGAGGAGCTGACCGATGACGATCGGGTCGCGGTTGGACGCGCCCGCCGGATTCAACGCTTTCTGACGCAGCCGTTCTTCGTGTCGGAGGCGTTCACAGGCCGGCCCGGGCGCTACGTCGAGCTGAACGAGACGCTGCGCGGTTTTCGCGAGATTGCCGACGGCAAGCACGACGATCTGCCGGAACAGGCCTTCTATATGGTCGGCGGGATCGACGAAGCCGTCGCCAATGCGGAGCAGATGCGGGAGGGAAAGACACATGGCTGA
- a CDS encoding F0F1 ATP synthase subunit gamma: MEDIERLQTRLANIRSARPILNALRTISLGRWQTALRHQRLVDGYRGELHRLLLSLRPLIAAPSAYPPGPALAGVLLIAVGTERGLCGRFSIDVLDHALVMHADYVAGGIDTRLIGLGAQIGRAAKRRKVDIEVQRLAASRLPTAEDAIEIVRPVLEDYEAGAFDAAFMVYGKATGSGGLQRTMQQIVPVPLDLHSSEMQDMADLPIVETSPYALYTQVLQQLAALTVHNVLLESAAAEYLTRFQLMDSATRNAERLTDELSMAMQDVTRQAITREVQTLAVSAGLVGGQTARKG; the protein is encoded by the coding sequence ATGGAAGACATCGAACGCCTTCAGACACGGCTCGCCAACATCCGCAGCGCACGGCCGATTCTGAATGCGCTGCGTACGATCTCGCTGGGTCGCTGGCAGACTGCTCTGCGGCATCAGCGCCTCGTCGACGGTTACCGCGGCGAGCTGCACCGTCTACTGCTCAGCTTGCGGCCGCTGATTGCGGCGCCGTCCGCTTACCCGCCCGGGCCGGCCCTCGCCGGCGTGCTGCTGATCGCGGTCGGAACCGAACGGGGACTGTGCGGGCGTTTTAGCATCGATGTCCTCGACCATGCCCTCGTCATGCACGCCGACTACGTGGCCGGAGGAATAGACACACGGTTGATCGGGCTGGGCGCACAGATCGGCCGGGCTGCCAAACGGCGCAAGGTCGACATCGAGGTCCAGCGCCTCGCGGCGTCACGCCTGCCGACGGCCGAGGATGCGATTGAGATTGTCCGGCCTGTTCTGGAGGACTACGAAGCGGGGGCGTTCGACGCCGCCTTCATGGTGTACGGCAAGGCAACGGGTTCCGGCGGCCTGCAGCGGACGATGCAGCAGATCGTTCCGGTCCCGCTCGACCTTCACAGCAGCGAGATGCAAGATATGGCCGACCTCCCGATCGTCGAGACATCGCCGTATGCGCTGTATACGCAGGTGCTTCAGCAGCTTGCTGCGCTGACGGTACACAACGTACTGCTTGAATCCGCTGCCGCCGAATACCTCACGCGTTTCCAGTTGATGGACTCGGCAACCCGCAACGCCGAACGGCTTACGGACGAGCTAAGTATGGCGATGCAGGACGTCACCCGTCAGGCGATCACCCGCGAAGTACAGACCCTTGCCGTGAGCGCCGGGCTGGTTGGCGGCCAAACTGCGCGAAAGGGCTAG
- a CDS encoding SDR family oxidoreductase, whose amino-acid sequence MSEAVEGKVAVLTGAALGLGYEIAHAYARAGLKIALMDVLADKLHALADDLRAQGADVLPIVVDLADASSTQAAIDQALAHYGTPRVLVHNAALLVERSMLDITYAQWRKETDIILQAAFILSKAVWQPMIDAGGGSIVYLSSGSGIKGFVKEVAYCPGKHGQEGLMKVLSMEGEPFNIAVNTVTPGAPINTPMSASHYPEELRQKWVDPALLTPAFVHLAGIDAHDVTGQRLNAWEISREITGDA is encoded by the coding sequence ATGAGCGAGGCTGTTGAAGGCAAGGTCGCCGTCCTGACCGGGGCGGCGCTGGGGCTGGGCTATGAAATCGCGCATGCCTACGCGCGCGCCGGGCTGAAGATCGCGTTGATGGACGTGCTGGCTGACAAGCTGCATGCACTGGCCGATGATCTGCGCGCGCAAGGGGCTGACGTTTTGCCGATCGTTGTCGACCTCGCTGACGCGTCGTCCACACAAGCCGCCATCGATCAAGCACTGGCGCACTATGGCACACCGCGTGTACTGGTTCACAATGCTGCTCTGTTGGTCGAGCGTTCGATGCTGGACATCACCTATGCGCAGTGGCGCAAGGAGACCGACATCATCCTGCAGGCCGCGTTCATCCTGTCGAAGGCGGTGTGGCAGCCGATGATCGACGCAGGCGGCGGCAGCATTGTCTACCTGTCATCGGGGTCGGGCATCAAAGGGTTCGTCAAAGAGGTCGCGTACTGCCCCGGCAAGCACGGGCAGGAGGGCTTGATGAAGGTGCTGTCTATGGAGGGCGAACCGTTCAACATCGCCGTCAATACCGTCACGCCCGGTGCGCCGATCAATACGCCGATGTCGGCCTCGCACTATCCCGAGGAACTGCGTCAAAAGTGGGTTGATCCGGCGCTGTTGACACCGGCGTTCGTGCATTTGGCAGGCATCGATGCCCACGACGTTACCGGCCAGCGCCTTAACGCATGGGAGATCTCGCGCGAGATTACCGGCGACGCCTAG
- the atpE gene encoding ATP synthase F0 subunit C codes for MADIEAKTLITVVTIIVAGLGIVLGTAIPALVEGRAVTRALESIARQPESSRDIRTTLLISMALLESTAIYVLLVMLILLFANPLLDRFFS; via the coding sequence ATGGCTGACATCGAAGCCAAAACCCTAATCACCGTGGTGACTATCATCGTTGCCGGCCTCGGTATCGTATTAGGCACGGCCATCCCTGCGCTGGTCGAAGGTCGCGCGGTGACACGAGCGCTCGAAAGCATTGCTCGTCAGCCCGAGTCTTCGCGGGACATTCGCACAACCCTGCTGATCTCGATGGCTCTGCTCGAGTCGACCGCGATTTACGTCCTGCTGGTCATGCTGATTCTGCTGTTCGCGAACCCGCTGCTGGACCGGTTCTTCAGCTAG
- a CDS encoding AtpZ/AtpI family protein, with protein MRPRPDDTFWGTLWREAILATSLGWNLAVPIFAGVLLGYVLDRALETGHIFTLGLLVFGVAVGYYNLMRVIQRIDRADRERQRKEKEDRR; from the coding sequence ATGAGGCCGCGCCCTGACGACACATTCTGGGGGACGCTCTGGCGCGAGGCCATTCTGGCCACGTCGCTCGGTTGGAATCTTGCCGTACCGATCTTCGCCGGGGTGCTGTTGGGGTACGTGCTCGACCGCGCCCTCGAGACCGGCCACATCTTCACACTCGGGCTGCTCGTGTTCGGCGTCGCGGTCGGCTACTACAACCTGATGCGGGTCATCCAGCGGATCGACCGCGCCGATCGCGAACGACAGCGCAAAGAAAAGGAGGATCGGAGATGA